From a region of the Helianthus annuus cultivar XRQ/B chromosome 5, HanXRQr2.0-SUNRISE, whole genome shotgun sequence genome:
- the LOC110941649 gene encoding pentatricopeptide repeat-containing protein PNM1, mitochondrial: MHRSSPPLMAAHLRTLLRRRHFSSPPPPPSPAPPLQSIHPHKPYFFSTPSSLSFPKFFSSQTHIQDSQHIAQSISHELLKDPNDQSTPLPSRLDLSFSHITLNPNIILTALNLSPDAGRTALDFHKWVSTRSDFELTDESLAYFVEYFGRRKDFKATHEVLVASKEISGAKTFEAVVDRLVRAGRPTQVVALFEKMEIDYGFVRNMDSLKVVVSKLCDHGFASYAEKLVTSVANEFFPDEFICDTLVKGWCVDEKLDEARRLSQEMYRGGFEIGSVAYNAILDCVCKLCRKKDPFRLQSEAEKVLIDMDVAGVPRNVETFNILINNLCKIRKTEEAMNLFDRMGEWGCHPNEETFLGLIKSLYQAARIGEGDEMIDKMKSAGFGDKLDKKAYFEFLKILCGIERIDHALAVFTKMKKDCEPGVKTYDLLMGKLCAHGRVEKANALFKEAESKGLPVEVKAYKLDPRFMKKPKVVKAKKRETLPEKMARKRRTLKKIRLSFVKKPKKTQRRAY, from the coding sequence ATGCACAGGTCATCTCCGCCGTTGATGGCGGCACATCTCCGGACCCTCCTCCGCCGCCGCCACTTctcctcaccaccaccaccaccgtcgccggCGCCACCGTTGCAATCAATCCACCCCCATAAACCCTACTTTTTTTCCACACCCTCTTCACTTTCATTCCCCAAATTCTTCTCTTCACAAACCCACATCCAAGATTCACAACACATTGCTCAATCAATCTCACATGAACTTTTAAAAGACCCAAATGACCAATCTACCCCTCTACCCAGCCGCCTTGATTTAAGCTTCTCTCAcataaccctaaaccctaatatcATTCTCACTGCACTTAATCTCTCCCCAGATGCTGGACGCACGGCTCTTGATTTCCACAAATGGGTTTCAACAAGATCTGATTTTGAGCTTACAGACGAATCTTTAGCTTATTTTGTTGAGTATTTTGGCCGGAGGAAAGATTTCAAGGCGACCCATGAAGTTCTTGTTGCAAGTAAAGAAATTTCAGGTGCGAAAACTTTTGAAGCGGTTGTTGATAGGTTGGTTAGGGCTGGTAGACCCACACAAGTGGTTGCATTGTTTGAAAAAATGGAAATTGATTATGGGTTTGTGAGGAATATGGATTCTTTGAAGGTTGTTGTGTCTAAGCTGTGTGATCATGGGTTTGCTAGTTATGCTGAAAAGTTGGTTACTAGTGTGGCTAATGAGTTTTTCCCAGATGAGTTTATTTGTGATACTTTAGTTAAAGGTTGGTGTGTTGATGAGAAACTTGATGAGGCTAGGAGGTTGTCACAGGAAATGTATAGGGGTGGGTTTGAAATCGGGTCGGTTGCGTACAAtgcgattcttgattgtgtttgtaaGCTTTGTAGGAAAAAGGATCCGTTTCGGCTTCAATCTGAAGCAGAGAAAGTTTTGATTGATATGGATGTTGCCGGGGTTCCGAGAAATGTGGAGACTTTTAATATCTTGATTAATAATTTATGCAAGATTCGTAAGACCGAAGAGGCGATGAATTTGTTTGATCGGATGGGGGAATGGGGGTGTCATCCGAATGAGGAAACGTTTCTTGGTTTGATCAAGAGTTTGTATCAAGCTGCGAGAATCGGTGAGGGAGATGAAATGATTGATAAAATGAAATCAGCTGGATTTGGTGATAAACTCGATAAGAAAGCGTACTTTGAGTTTCTCAAGATTTTATGCGGAATTGAAAGGATTGATCACGCGTTAGCTGTTTTTACAAAGATGAAGAAAGATTGTGAGCCCGGGGTCAAGACTTATGATCTTTTGATGGGGAAGTTATGCGCTCATGGGCGTGTAGAAAAGGCGAATGCTCTTTTCAAAGAAGCTGAAAGTAAGGGGCTGCCGGTAGAAGTAAAAGCTTATAAATTGGATCCAAGATTCATGAAGAAACCTAAAGTGGTGAAAGCAAAGAAGCGAGAGACGTTGCCAGAAAAGATGGCGAGAAAGAGGAGAACGCTGAAGAAGATCAGGTTGAGTTTTGTGAAGAAGCCGAAGAAAACGCAAAGACGGGCTTATTAA
- the LOC110939315 gene encoding uncharacterized protein LOC110939315, producing the protein MYYLFSSRLNLPLPLLDIVASSSVDDAVHDVISNERNRRRLLDEDERNKTLDIGPNGRTLFTNAGSLSELNRKDACSYMKFSRKKLEEVLPERLPVGMVKEFEETMRDALLVRHGFLDLWDNFRRIVDPPLQASSSKGVFSAYKG; encoded by the exons ATGTATTACTTATTTTCAAGTCGACTCAACCTCCCCCTCCCTCTTCTTGATATTGTTGCATCATCGTCCGTTGATGACGCCGTTCATGACGTCATCTCCAATGAAAGAAACCGTAGGCGTCTGTTAGATGAAGATGAGCGTAATAAGACGCTTGACATCGGACCTAACGGACGGACGTTATTTACTAACGCCGGTTCGTTATCGGAACTTAACCGGAAAGATGCCTGTAGTTACATGAAGTTTAG CAGGAAGAAACTGGAAGAGGTGTTACCGGAGAGGTTGCCGGTGGGGATGGTGAAGGAGTTTGAGGAGACGATGAGAGATGCGTTGCTGGTTCGACACGGTTTCTTGGATTTGTGGGATAATTTCAGGCGCATTGTTGATCCGCCTTTGCAGGCTAGTAGTAGCAAAGGTGTGTTTTCAGCTTATAAGGGTTAA